The sequence CTCCACCCACGTGGCCTGCCTGCCAGGCGCCCCTGCAGCGTTGTTGCGTGGCCGTGGGCAGAGCTGTGCCAGGAGGGCCGTCAAGGGGCGCGGAGGCTGTGACTCTGCTCGGTCTGCGTGTTTTCGGGTTCTGCTCCACAGGCACAGGGAGTGGGAGTCCGGAGAGCTGCCCCTGATTTTCTAGTGGCCGTTCAGAGGCTCTGCTGGCAGAGCGTGCTCGTCCCATCCCTGCTCCCTTCTCAGAGGGCGCAGGGAGGACAGAGCCTTTGTCTAGAGAGCAGTGAGGAGGCGTGTCCtggctgtgcctccatttccctCAGCACTGACCTCGTCCCACAGGTCATCGTGAGGATGCGCCTTCTATTCTTGCTTAGTAGGCTTTGCAGCTTAAAACTGCATCCGTTGGCACCTCATGGTTGTATTTGAGGACACAGGGCCCGGCTGGCTGAGCGGAGGGCGTCTCAAGGCTGACCTCAAGGTGTTGGCTGGCTCTGCTCTCCTCTGCAGGTGCAGGAAGAACCTGCTTCCAGGGTTACGCAGGTTGCCGGCGGATCCGTCTTTTTGCAGGGTGGAACCAAGGTCCCCATTTCCTTGCTGCCTGTTAGCCAGGACTACTCTGAATCTTATGGTTGTCACGCTTGAGACTTTAACCTGTCTGTAAAACCCCTTTCAAAGAGCATTTGAACAACCGGAGACGGGACTCTGGCAGGGCTGGCCTTAGAATCCTGCCTGCCTGGCCCTGAGGAGTAAATGAGGAACGGATGCTGAGCCGCCAGAACCAGGCCTGGCACGTGGCCGGTGCCCTGCTTTACCACAGGCTCACCCCCACGGTCCTGGCTCTGGAGCTGGCCACTGTGGCCTGCACGTGCGCAGCACTCTGCAGAACGTGGGCCTTGCTTGAGCTTTGTGAAGTGCTGCGATAACCTTGTTGTTGAGGTTCCGTCTCTGTCCCTGCAGTGGTCCCCTACGACGGCCGCTCCGGACCCTGCGAGGCAGGCTGCCATGGCGTTCCCCCACCTGCAGCAGCCCAGCTTCCTGCTGGTAAGTGTCTGCTGCCCGCCGAGGGCCCACAGGACCGGAGTTCTGTAGCAGAGGGACTGGAGAACTCAGCAGCGCCTGCTTTCGAGGCGACGTGCTGGAGAACAGTGGACTCAGTTAGGTCCCTCAGGCACGAGCCTGCCCCCTTCTGGCGGGCGCTGGTTTATGCAGCCGCCGAgccccagttttctcatttacaaGAGGGGTCGTAGAAACGTCTGTCCCCGGTTTCCCCGGCTGGGGGGGACAAGAGCGAAGAATGGACACCTGCATCGTCACGTCTCGTAAATCTTTGCATGAAGGTGAGGGGTTCTGATGACCTTGCTGTTGGTGACAATCGGAAGGCCCCTGCTCTGCTGGGGTGCCAGGCCTGCGCTTTCCTATGGGTGTTGATCTGGGAGCAGGGTCTTCCTGGTGTCCCCCGAAAGGCAGCAGATCCAGCTCCAGCCTTCGCAGCGGGGTCTCGCCTCTGACCGAGACGCTGTGGACCCCACCCTTGTGTGGAGACGGCCGGGGCCTTGCATTCCCTGGGTGAAGCCTGGCCTTTCCTGCTGACCTTCATCCACGCGCACAGGGCCTTCTCTTTTCTGGTCGGGATGACGCGAGCCTTTCGTGTGTGACTCCTGCCTGTCGCTTGGACTTCCGGTCTGACTCCAGCAGGGTGCTCACCGCGCTCTGGTCGGCTCTGTCTCCTAGGCCAGCCTGAAAGCCGACTCTATGAACAAGCCCTTTGCACAGCGCTGCCAAGACTTGGTTAAAGTCATCGAGGACTTTCCAGCAAAGGTAAGGCTCCGCTGTCTGTTTTTATGGGGCTGTGTCCCACGTGCTCCCGGAGGAGGGTCTgcaagcccccctcccacctcagcGTTTCCTGCAGAGGCCTGACCCCGGGTGCAATTCACATCTGTGATGTGTAAGCACGAGAGCACGTAGATTGGGGTTTCTCAGCTGCGGGCCCACAGGGGCCGTTGGCAGTGTCTGGAGGCGGTTATGGTTGTCACATGGGCGGCTCTACTAGCGTGGGGCAGATGGAGGCCGGGCGTCCCTCCCCGCGCCTGCCTGAGCTGCGTCCAGCACAGAGGTCCGCCGTGCCGGGTAGAGCCAGACACGCAGCAGCCACATCACCACGGCTGCCCCGGACCGGGGAGCGGGCCCCGGGTGCAGGCCCGGCGGGGAGGCTGGCGGGGCCGCCTGGAGGGTCCGCTCTGAGCGTCCGCCGCTGCAGGAGCTGCACAGTGTCTTCCCGTGGCTGGTCGAGAGCATCTTCGGCAGCCTGGACGGCGTTCTGCCCGGGTGGAACCTGCGCTGCCTGCAGGGCCGCGTCAGCCCCGTGGAGCACAGCATGGCCATGGAGTTCCTGGACCCTGGGTAGGTCGTCTCACCCGCGCGGGGTCGGACGTTCTCTGGGAGCCCCGTCTGGTTTGCCGTTCACTTTCCTATTTCTGTCATTTGTGTTCAGAGGCCCGATGATGAAACTGGTGTATAAGCTTCAGGCTGAAGACTATAAGTTTGATTTTCCTGTCTCCTACCTGCCTGTAAGTAAGCCATGGCGGTGAAGGTGGGCTCGTGGCCATGGTGTTGGCAGGGGACGGGCCCAAAGGGTTGGGACAGTGGCCAGAGCATCCTGGTGTCTGACCCAGGAGGCATCACACATTGGAACCTCAGCAGTTACGTTTTTCCCAGAGGTAATCTGAACCCTGCGGTGGCAAGGCCCAGTGGCCTCCAGCTGAGTGCCAGGGCACGTGCCTAGAGGCTTTGTTTTACTGAGTCTGCAGTTCTGTGGGGCGAGTTAAAGGCAGGCCTGCTCACGGGGCTCAGAAGCACAACAGATGGGATCCATCGCGTGCCTGGCTGGGCCGAGATGCGCCCTGCTGCGGCGGGCCTGGTGGGGACATGGGGAGAGCGCGCGACGGGCAGGGGACAGCAAGGTTCCCCGGCGGGGTCAGGGCTGGGCTCCGCCGCAGCCTCCCCGGGCCGCCCCTGTCTGCAGGGGCCTGTGAAGGCGTCCATCCAGGAGCGCGCGCTTCCCGACAGCCCCCTGTACCACAACAAGCTGCAGCTGCCCCCCGCCGGGGGCCCCGGCCTGCACCTGGCCCTCAGTATCCTTTGTCGGCCgtgggaggcgggggtgggggagccgGCACCAGGCGGGGAGGGGCCGCCCTGCCGTTTGCCCCCTGACGTGGCCCGCAGATCCTTTCGAGTACTACatgttcttctttgctttgagCCTGATTGCTCAGAAGGTAAGGAGGGCTGAAGCcccctgggggcggggcgggggtgcccAGGGCTCCTGTCCAGGCAGGCTGGGCCAGCCGTCTCCCATGCCCCCTGAGCCCACAGCCTTCGCCCTTCAGCCCGCCCTCCCCGAGCGAGGGTGATGGGCTGGGGCGGGCGGGTGCCCCGAGTCCTGGCCCGGGGGGTTTCCTGCAGGGGGTGCCTTCCGGGCAGGGGCAGCCCCTGGGGGCGGGGTCCGTGGCCGCGCTCATGGGGCTCTGCTTGCAGCCACCCCCCGGAGCTCTCCACGTCCGCACCTCCGACTGCGCCTACTTCATCCTGGTGGATAGGTACCTGGCGTGGTTCCTGCCCACGGAAGGCAGCGTGCTGCCCCCGCTCTCCTCCAGCCCAGGGGGGCCCAGCCCCTCACCAGCTCCCAGGTGAGGCTCCCGGCCAGTGCCCGCGATGCCCGTGGGCACCTTCCTCCTAGCGGAGCGTCGCCCTCGGAATGGTGGTGCTGCCCTGTGTGCAGGGCGCTCAGCCTTGTCCGCGTTCTCGCGGCCTAAGGCTCCACGGCCTGGCCGCCCTGGCCCGGGCTTCCCTGAAGCGGCAGGTTCTTTGGCCTCAGTAATGGGCCCGGGCCGTGTTCCGCCTGTGGCCGCCCTCTCCCCATGGGGCACCCGAGTCCAGGCCAGGCGGAGACCAGCTGGTGAGGGACTCGGACCTAGGGGCAGCCAACGGTCCTGGCCGTGGAGGACGGGGCGGGGTGGTGCTGGGCTGCGGCCTCTGCTGAGCTGGATGCTGGGGCAGAGACGCCGGTGCGGGGCCCGCGGTCCCCCACCCTGGGCCTCGGGCTGCAGGCTCTCTCCTGTGGagtcctcccaccacccccatctGCTGGCACGTGCTGGGTCACCCCGCACTTGAGCGGCAGGGGCCCTGAGGACGGGACAGGAGGAGTAGGGGGCGTGGAGCAGAGCTTGGGGGGACATTCACAGCCCCAGACAGGCTTCAGCTGCCAGGTGGACTTCTGGGCCGGATTTGGCTTGCTCCTTCTAAGGTATAATTTCAGGCTTTACAAGTTGTTATGTGTAACGGAACTTTCATAGGCCCTTCACCCGCCTGATTTGCAAGTTGTTTTATTCTGTGAatctgtgtgtgttttcctgaGCTGTTTGGACAAGTTACAAGACACGTGGCTGTCACGCCATAACTCTTGAGTGTTTTCCGAAAGCCGTGGTCTCCTCGGCCTTCCTGCAGAGCAGGGCCCGCCAGCCCGGCCCCACAGCCCCCTCGGGCTTCACCAGCCCCCTGCCTCCGTTGGCGGCTGTCTCCCCGTCGTCCGGAGGGTCCCAACCCTGATGGCGGGGTGTGCGCCGCACCCTTGCCCTGGTTCCTCAGGTGTCCCGCGTGGTCAGACGCTGGCCGGGCTGAGGGACGATgcggccctcctccagggaaggggAATAAGTGCCTGGGTCTCAGGTAATGGATCTGGGGGACCTAGTGGGCGGCGTCTGCGTCCCTTGCGGTCCTCGGCCGGGCCCGTTGTGGACGGGCAGTGCCAGCTGATGCTTCTCAGGTCTTCCCACCTTGCTCCTTGGGGCGGCCCTGAAGGCAGCCTCCTCCCCTGTGTTCACGCAAGGCAGCTCGGCTGGGCCTGCCCCCGCACCCAACGCACTCTGTGTCTGCCCGCAGGACGCCGGCTGTGCCCTTCGCGTCCTACGGCTTGCACCACACCAGCCTCCTGAAGCGGCACGTCTCCCACCAGACGTCGGTGAACGCGGACCCCGCCTCCCACGAGATCTGGCGGTCGGAGACGCTGCTCCAGGTGAGCACAGCCGTCTGCGGGAGCCGGTCTGGTGCTGGGCGCTGCCCACCCCGCGGGCAGGGCCGAGGCTGCGCCTGGTGAGGGGGGTGTTACAGCTGGGAAGGTGTCTGCCCGCTGTtgtctgtgtccctggcagtgttgCCCCCGCCCCGTCCGTGGAGCTCTAGTCTCCTCTCCTGGTGACATGATGGCTCTCCAGCCTCCGTTTCCGTGGCCGGGCTCGCCCTCTCTGGCCACCAGCGTGTCTCGGGCACTGAGGCACAGGGCCTCCCCTTGGTCAGCAGGCCCATCCCTCCCTGCAGGGCCCCCGTGTGGGTGGCAGGCAGCCCCGCGCCTGTGCCCTGAGCCGGCCCCAGAGAGCCTGCTGGCTCTGCGGCTGGACTCCGGGGCTGCGGGTGTCACCACAGCTGGCTTGTTCAGAACCTGGAGTGTGGCCACGATGGGGTTCTGGGGTTTTTTGGAACCGTGGTAAAATACGCGTAACGTGGAACGTAAGTCTGAAACGTTTTAAGGCGATGGTCACGTAGCGTTAGGGTGTTTGCAGTGTCGTAACGAGTTTCCAGAACCTTCCATCCGTGAGACCCAGCGTCTGTCATCAGACAGCAGTCCCTCTGCGCCCCGCCAGCCCTGCACCCACGTCCCACTTGGTCCCGTGCCAGATCCCTCGCCGGTGCCTCTGTTGGGGCGTCCGCAGCGCCTCTGGCTCGCTGCCCTCACTTCCCTTAGCAGGGGCCGCAGGCTCGTCCGCGTGGTGGCTGAGAGCGCCCTTCCGTCTGAAGCCAAGTGCAGACCTGCTGCACGTGGCCATGTGTCGTGTGTCTGTCCCTTTGATGGACACGTGGGCTGCCTTCGGTCTTGGCTGCTGGGACTGTCCTGCTGAGCCTCGCCCTCTGCGGGGCGTctgaggcctgccgtgctgttcTCCCCGGTGGCTGAGCCGTTTCTCCTCGCCCCCGGCGGGGCGCACGGGCTCCAGTTGCTCTGCGTCCTCGGGACGCTCGTGTGCTCTGGTTCTTGACTGCGGTGTCCTAGTCGCGGGGACCGGCCTGTTTGCCTTTCTCGCCCTCGTTGGCCACGTGTGTGTCTTGGAGGAGTGTCTGTTCGAGTCCTTCGCCGGGTTTGGAGTTGACGCTTTTCTTGTTACTGGCTTCCCAGCGGTCTCTGTATGAGCTGCGTGTTAAGCATCGTCGGGGACACAGTTGGCCAGCCTTTTCCCTGTTCTGTGAGTTGCTGTTTTACCCTACGCGTCATATCTTTTGACGCACAAAAGATAGTTTTTTAAACTAACGCTTACTGAAGTTACCCTCGCTTGGCCATGCCGGGCCCTCATTGCTGGCCGCAGGGCCACTGTCTGGCTGTGGCTTCTCTCGCGGGGGAGCCAGCTTTCCGCGCACGGGCTCAGCACGTGTGGCTCAGGTGCCCCGCGGTACGTGGGGtcctccccgaccagggattgagcctgtgttcctcgctttggcaggcggattcttaaccgcgggtccccaaggaagtcccagaaaggCTTTTAATTGTAGCGCGGTCCGGTTCCCCCTGCTGCCTGGGCTGTTGGAGTCACATGTAGGAGGTCATCGTCACGTCCGGCGTCGAGAGACGCTGAGTTGTGCGGTTCTGCCTCCTGTTTCAGGCCTTTGATCTCCTCTGAGTCGTTTCTCGTTTACGGTGCTGAGTGAGGGTCTGACTGCGTCCTGCAGCGGGTCCCGCTTTCCCAGCAGCCTTGGTGGAAAGCTTGTTGGTTCCCCCGCCGGGGACCTGGTGACCCGCGCGTGCTCTTGCAGGTGTTTGTGGAGATGTGGCTGCACCATTACTCTCTGGAGATGTACCAGAAGATGCAGTCCCCTCACGCCAAGGTACGTGCTGCCGCCGCTGCTTGTGCTGCGCTCCAGCCTCAGAGCGGGCTGTGGGCTCGCCTCCCCGGGCGCTGGGTGGCGGGCGGCTTGTGCGGTGTGCCGGGCTTGCACCCTGCCCTCCCCGGGCGGCCCCCTCCCTTGCTGGGCTGCCTGTGTGTGCGGAGGCCTGCAGCTCCCGGGCGGGGCCGGCGCGGGCTCTGCTGCGGCAGACGGGCTGCAGGGCGCTCCACCATAGGCCCTGCCCTTGCTGCAGGCGCGGTCCTCCAGGCTGCTTCGGGGCCCCCAGCCCCGCGGCCTCTGCCGTCCTGGGGGTTTGCTCTACAGGGCGCCCCAGGGGCGAGAGGGCCGAGCGGGGTGGGCTCCACCTTGGGCCTCCCATCCAGCGCCTGCCCCGCCCGCTTCTGCCCGATGCTGCGCGCCTGGCCCAGGAGCCCGGGAGCCTGCCCACGCCAGTCTTCAGCTGCGGCTCTGGGCTGCCAGTCACCTGGGGGCCTAGCCCTCCTCCCGGGGACtgggctggggcagagggaaggCCTGGCCAGTTGCCCAGAAACCTTCTGCTCTCTGCCATCTGTTGGGGCAGGAAAATAACACGTGGGGAGGCAGGTTGTGTGGAAAGTCGGCTGCAGGGGCCCCAGGGTTGCTGTTCTAGAGCTCCTGCGGCTGTGGGCCCATGGGgtccccaggcctcctggctcCTTGCTGAGAGCATGGCTGGCTTGTCTCCCGGTGTCGGGCATGTCCCCTGGGTGAAGCATGGCGCCCGAGGGGGGGCCCCTGCAGGCAGGCTGTGTGCGGGGCGGCTCTGGCTGCCGAGGGGGGTAGGCAGGAGTCCGGGGCGGGGGGCAGACAGTGGGCCAGCCTCGCTGCCCCTCCCTTGGACCCAGGCCTCTGGGTGGGTGTGGCCTCGGCCGCGGGCCTGATGGGAGGCTGTGTCCGTGGGCCTGGCGGGTTGGGGCTGGTCTCCAGGTGGGAGTCGAGGACGGGCCTGGGGGGCAGTGTGCCGCCTGGAGCCCCCCTGGGAACCAGCCCGTGTGGACAGCTTCCAGGTTGGGGCTCCCATTGGTGTCACAACACCTGGGAATTGACTGGGAATTGATCCCATTACGTGCTGATGGACCTCCCTTCGGAACAGCCCAGGAAGTCCAGTGAATTGTTGATTCTTCTCTTCTGGGCGGAGAGGCCTCGGTCTAGAACCGGCTTCTCACGTTTACGTTTTGGGCGTGGGCCTGTGGGCCCCGGTGACAGCGGCGTGTCCGGGGAGGGGCCCGGGCTCCCTGGGCCACAGACGCACGAGCTGCGTGGCGCGGGGGCAGGTGGACCACGGAGCCCCAGGGACCCTCGGGCTCCTCTGCCGCCGCCGGGCGAGCAGTGCCTGGTGCCTGGCCCGAGGCCACGGGGCCTGCTGCGGGGCTCGGGCTCTCCCTGCCGGGTGCTCTTGCTGTTGATTGTCGCGGCTGCGGGGCTCCttctcactgtctctctctctccctccccgccCGCCGGCTTCTCCGCGCCCAGCTGGAGGTCCTGCACTACCGGCTCAGCGTCTGCCGCGCCCTCCACAGCCCCGcccaccccagcctccaggcCCTCCACGCCCACCAAGTACTGGCCGCGCGcgtcctgtcccccaccccccgcgGCGACGCAGAGGCCCCTTCCGAGCAGAGCCAGGCCCTCCCGTTGGGGTTCGGGGTGCAGCCAGGTGGCTGGGCTGGGGTCACCGGTGCTGCCTGGCCAAGCTGCAGGCCAGCCCAGGCGTCCAGCCCTCAAGGGTCATGGTGCTGCGTGCTCGGCCCCGATTTGTGGGGGAGAGCCGTGTGGCCTTAGGAGCACAGGCCTGGCACCGGGGCCGACCGAGGACAGGAGGCCTCAGGGCTCGTGGGTGGCGACTTTGTGGAGTCTGCAGTCTGCTCAGGCAGGAGTGCCAGGGACTGAGTGCAGgcagtgggatgggggtggggccgGCGGGCTCCCGAGGTTCGCTGCTCCCCAGCGTGACCTCCAGGGAGTGTGGGCCTCGCTCACGGTCAGCGTTCTGTCCATGTTGCCCTCAGTGGGGCCTTGCAGCCCTGAAGTTGAATTTGAGCACGGATGAGATGTCACTCTCCGTTCCTGCCTGGCTCCTGcacaaaggagggagagagggttcCAGAAGGGCCGCCGTGGGCGGGGGAGGGCCTTCCCGGGCAGCAGTGGGGTCATCCGCAGCGGGGGGCCAGCCCGTGGGTGTCTTGAAGACAGAGGGCATAGGCAATAGCCACAAGCTCCCGCGGGCACCGCCTCAGGCCAGGAGGCGCTGAAGAAGGCCGTGTGCCTGACAGAGCAGCAGGGAGGTGGCCCGCAGGCTGCGGTGCGGGTGCCGGCCGAGGGCAGGAGCGGGCCCAGAAATGCTGGGGGTCGAGATGCGCGGGGGGCAGCCCGGGGGCTCCTGGAGCAGGCTCGGCACGGAGGGGCCCTGTGCTTTTCCTTCCCATTACGGCATGCCCTTCCGTCTGGCGTGTTGCAGGTCCAGCACGTAGAGACCCAAAGGTAGACAAGGCAGAAGGGATACCGCCCTGGGGGTCGCTGGGGCCTGCGCGGCCGTTGCCATGCCGCGGCGGCCTGTGGGACCGGGCCGTGGGCCTGGGTCTTCTGGGCCCCTCTCGGCGCTGCTCACTGCGGGCAAGCCCGTggctgggggtgggcgggggagcAGCGGCTTGGTCTCAGACCCGCCCGCACTTGTGGGCCTGCAGCCCAGTCACAGGCTGCGCTGGGTATCCAAGTGCAGGAGCCACCTGGGCGTCGGCGGCACACCTGCAGGGCGTTGGCTGACGCCCCCGCCCGGCCCCCAGGAGTCCTTCATGCCCACGGAGGAGCACGTGCTGGTCGTACGGCTGCTGCTGAAGCACCTGCACGCGTTCGCCAACAGCCTGCGGCCTGAGCAGGCCTCTCCCTCCGCCCACTCCCACGCTGCCAGCCCCCTAGAGGAGTTCAAGAGGTGGGTATGGGCAGGGACGGTCCCCTGACCCCTCCTGGCAAGGAGGTGGGGGCAGCAGGGAGACCCGTCTCGCTCCCCCGCCCCATGGCAGGAGAGCCCAGCCTCAGCTctgcgcccccaccccccacgccgGCAGGGGGCTGGCAGAGCGGCACCGTGCGGGTCCCCTGTGCTGTGCCCCTGGGGTATTCTCTGAGGAAGGGGCTGCACACAGGAGGCTGTGGCCTGGGCTCTGTGGTGACGCCCCCGTCCCCCACAGGGCCGCCGTCCCGAGGTTCGTCCAGCAGAAGCTGTACCTGTTCCTGCAGCACTGCTTTGACCACTGGCCCCTGGACGCGTCCTTCAGAGCTGTGAGTGCTGCCCCACCGCCTGCGTCCCGTGCGTGGAGACGGAGGGGGTCGTTCTGCCAGCCCTGACCTGAACCCAGCTGCCCATGTGGGTGGGCTCCCAGCCTCATCTCTGGGGGGAGGGCCCGCCAGGTGGTCTGTTCTGAGGGGCCAGGGGTCCTGGGAGTGCAgggcccctctcctgccctcccccagcgCCAGCCCCTCCGCCTCACCAGGTGCTGGAGATGTGGCTGAGCTACCTGCAGCCCTGGAGGTACGCGCCCGAGAGGCAGGCCCCGGGCAGCGACTGCCAGGCCCGCAGCGCGTCGGAGAGATGGTGAGTCCACCCCGGGCGCTTCGGGGGCCTCCTGTCCCCGCCCCCCGTCGACCCCTGCCACGTGCACTCAGGCAGAGCCCCCTCAGCCCTGCCCCGCGCCCGCCCTGCCCAGGGAGGGGCCTCTTCCGTGAGGACCCCGCCCTCAGCCCTCTGCACTGCCCCCTGCCGTCACCCGCTCGAGGTGCGGGAGACAGAGCCTGGAGGAGCCCTGACTCACCCCACCACAGGGCTCCCTTCGTGCAGGAGAACCTGCTCATCTACACCAAGCTCTTCCTGGGCTTCCTGAACCGCGCACTGCGCACGGACCTCGTCAGCCCCAAGAACGCGCTCATGGTGTTCCGCGTGGCCAAGGTCTTCGCTCAGCCCAACCTGGCCGAGATGATCCAGCGGGGTGAGGCCCCACGCAGAGGGCACCCACTGCTGGCggccctggggctcctgggggGACCGTCTGCTCCTGGAGCCACAGCCAGGCTGGCGTCCTGCCTTCCAGGCGAGCAGCTGTTCTTGGAGCCCGAGCTCGGCGTCCCTCAGCGGCAGCACCGGCTCTTCACGGCGCCCTCCTTCACCGGCAGCTTCCTGTCGTCGTGGCCGCCGGCCGTCACCGACGCCTCCTTCAAGGTGAAGAGCCACGTGTACAGCCTGGAGGGCCAGGACTGCAAGTACACGCCCATGTTCGGGCCCGAGGTCCGGGCGCTGGTGAGTGGTCCGCGGTCACGCCCCTCCGCGTCTGGCTGGGGGAGCCTAGTTTTTGCTGATGACAGACTCAGCATCTGTTGGAAGGTGCGCTTTAGCCGCACTCACTCACCGTGTGGGCGCCAGCAGGCGGCCGAGCCCGCTGATCCCCGCCTGCCCGCCTGCAGGTCCTGC is a genomic window of Bos javanicus breed banteng chromosome 17, ARS-OSU_banteng_1.0, whole genome shotgun sequence containing:
- the SMPD4 gene encoding sphingomyelin phosphodiesterase 4 isoform X1; the encoded protein is MTTFRRLVAEWRLPSLKWATLRVPQWSPTTAAPDPARQAAMAFPHLQQPSFLLASLKADSMNKPFAQRCQDLVKVIEDFPAKELHSVFPWLVESIFGSLDGVLPGWNLRCLQGRVSPVEHSMAMEFLDPGGPMMKLVYKLQAEDYKFDFPVSYLPGPVKASIQERALPDSPLYHNKLQLPPAGGPGLHLALNPFEYYMFFFALSLIAQKPPPGALHVRTSDCAYFILVDRYLAWFLPTEGSVLPPLSSSPGGPSPSPAPRTPAVPFASYGLHHTSLLKRHVSHQTSVNADPASHEIWRSETLLQVFVEMWLHHYSLEMYQKMQSPHAKLEVLHYRLSVCRALHSPAHPSLQALHAHQESFMPTEEHVLVVRLLLKHLHAFANSLRPEQASPSAHSHAASPLEEFKRAAVPRFVQQKLYLFLQHCFDHWPLDASFRAVLEMWLSYLQPWRYAPERQAPGSDCQARSASERWAPFVQENLLIYTKLFLGFLNRALRTDLVSPKNALMVFRVAKVFAQPNLAEMIQRGEQLFLEPELGVPQRQHRLFTAPSFTGSFLSSWPPAVTDASFKVKSHVYSLEGQDCKYTPMFGPEVRALVLRLAQLITQAKQTAKSLSDQCGESAAGRPFLSWLGFYPADTNGSYAGNDLDEMGQDSVRKTDEYLEKALEYLCQAFRLSEAQLAQLTLALGTTQDENGKKQLPDCIVGDDGLILTPLGRYQIISGLRRFDIEYQGDWELQPIRSYEIASLVRALFQLSSAINRRFAGQMAALCSRADFLGSFCRYHLLEPGLSGRRLLSPVGRGPAASRARGPRLSLRFLGSYRTLLSLVLAFSVASLFCVGPLLCALLLVLGYVLYAVAMTLLTERGKLHQL
- the SMPD4 gene encoding sphingomyelin phosphodiesterase 4 isoform X3; translated protein: MAFPHLQQPSFLLASLKADSMNKPFAQRCQDLVKVIEDFPAKELHSVFPWLVESIFGSLDGVLPGWNLRCLQGRVSPVEHSMAMEFLDPGGPMMKLVYKLQAEDYKFDFPVSYLPGPVKASIQERALPDSPLYHNKLQLPPAGGPGLHLALNPFEYYMFFFALSLIAQKPPPGALHVRTSDCAYFILVDRYLAWFLPTEGSVLPPLSSSPGGPSPSPAPRTPAVPFASYGLHHTSLLKRHVSHQTSVNADPASHEIWRSETLLQVFVEMWLHHYSLEMYQKMQSPHAKLEVLHYRLSVCRALHSPAHPSLQALHAHQESFMPTEEHVLVVRLLLKHLHAFANSLRPEQASPSAHSHAASPLEEFKRAAVPRFVQQKLYLFLQHCFDHWPLDASFRAVLEMWLSYLQPWRYAPERQAPGSDCQARSASERWAPFVQENLLIYTKLFLGFLNRALRTDLVSPKNALMVFRVAKVFAQPNLAEMIQRGEQLFLEPELGVPQRQHRLFTAPSFTGSFLSSWPPAVTDASFKVKSHVYSLEGQDCKYTPMFGPEVRALVLRLAQLITQAKQTAKSLSDQCGESAAGRPFLSWLGFYPADTNGSYAGNDLDEMGQDSVRKTDEYLEKALEYLCQAFRLSEAQLAQLTLALGTTQDENGKKQLPDCIVGDDGLILTPLGRYQIISGLRRFDIEYQGDWELQPIRSYEIASLVRALFQLSSAINRRFAGQMAALCSRADFLGSFCRYHLLEPGLSGRRLLSPVGRGPAASRARGPRLSLRFLGSYRTLLSLVLAFSVASLFCVGPLLCALLLVLGYVLYAVAMTLLTERGKLHQL
- the SMPD4 gene encoding sphingomyelin phosphodiesterase 4 isoform X2; its protein translation is MTTFRRLVAEWRLPSLKWATLRVPQWSPTTAAPDPARQAAMAFPHLQQPSFLLASLKADSMNKPFAQRCQDLVKVIEDFPAKELHSVFPWLVESIFGSLDGVLPGWNLRCLQGRVSPVEHSMAMEFLDPGGPMMKLVYKLQAEDYKFDFPVSYLPGPVKASIQERALPDSPLYHNKLQLPPAGGPGLHLALNPFEYYMFFFALSLIAQKPPPGALHVRTSDCAYFILVDRYLAWFLPTEGSVLPPLSSSPGGPSPSPAPRTPAVPFASYGLHHTSLLKRHVSHQTSVNADPASHEIWRSETLLQVFVEMWLHHYSLEMYQKMQSPHAKESFMPTEEHVLVVRLLLKHLHAFANSLRPEQASPSAHSHAASPLEEFKRAAVPRFVQQKLYLFLQHCFDHWPLDASFRAVLEMWLSYLQPWRYAPERQAPGSDCQARSASERWAPFVQENLLIYTKLFLGFLNRALRTDLVSPKNALMVFRVAKVFAQPNLAEMIQRGEQLFLEPELGVPQRQHRLFTAPSFTGSFLSSWPPAVTDASFKVKSHVYSLEGQDCKYTPMFGPEVRALVLRLAQLITQAKQTAKSLSDQCGESAAGRPFLSWLGFYPADTNGSYAGNDLDEMGQDSVRKTDEYLEKALEYLCQAFRLSEAQLAQLTLALGTTQDENGKKQLPDCIVGDDGLILTPLGRYQIISGLRRFDIEYQGDWELQPIRSYEIASLVRALFQLSSAINRRFAGQMAALCSRADFLGSFCRYHLLEPGLSGRRLLSPVGRGPAASRARGPRLSLRFLGSYRTLLSLVLAFSVASLFCVGPLLCALLLVLGYVLYAVAMTLLTERGKLHQL